In Topomyia yanbarensis strain Yona2022 chromosome 2, ASM3024719v1, whole genome shotgun sequence, one DNA window encodes the following:
- the LOC131680812 gene encoding uncharacterized protein LOC131680812, translating to MEKWDIPQFKYKSLPRNAIRDEWVKYKRNFGYIISATNETDKMRMRNILLAKGGPELQEVFASRPGADVTEDTEKTIDPYAVPIEKLDAYFSPKQHDAFERNRFWLLKPNPEETLEKFMLRWQDQANKCNFGKSAEESRSISVIDKVILFAPSELKEQLLQRDSLCLDEVTKIVTTYESVKQQHTEISTGFSNQMQKNARDVVVKDILVLTFPALPKEKSRKYDGPFRSGKRFQTDRINKVEVHRGDDHKEGVCSDNNFIFRISDGDELLWLKVGDVLLQVLVDSGCKKNIIDEKTWKYLKANCAIVWNQQKKYDEVFLPYGDQAKPLMVLGKFETLVHIEDAGRTYEKDATFYVVKGGQQCLLDRTTATHLGVLFVGLPSTYGVAMLETSTKHPFPKIKGVKVCIPIDLSIPPIYQHPRRPPIALTSRIEEKLNALLANNIIEPVEGGCQWVSPLVTVVKDNGDLRLSVDMRRANAAILRKRHLMPTIEDFLSRFTGAKFFSRLDIQEAFHKVELEEASRYITTFITHMGLFRYKLMYGIVIAPDTAYS from the exons ATGGAGAAATGGGACATCCCCCAGTTCAAGTATAAGTCATTGCCGAGGAACGCCATTCGTGATGAATGGGTGAAATATAAGCGAAATTTTGGTTATATTATATCGGCTACGAATGAAACAGACAAAATGCGCATGCGGAATATTTTGCTGGCAAAGGGTGGCCCAGAGCTCCAAGAGGTATTTGCGTCCAGACCAGGTGCTGATGTGACTGAGGATACCGAGAAAACAATCGATCCATACGCAGTCCCCATAGAAAAATTGGATGCGTACTTCTCACCAAAACAACATGATGCGTTCGAACGAAATAGGTTCTGGCTTCTGAAGCCGAATCCGGAGGAAACGCTGGAGAAATTCATGCTCCGCTGGCAGGACCAAGCAAATAAATGCAATTTCGGGAAATCAGCCGAAGAAAGCAGATCAATCAGCGTGATCGACAAAGTGATTCTTTTCGCACCAAGTGAGCTTAAGGAACAATTACTCCAACGTGATTCATTGTGTCTTGATGAAGTTACCAAAATTGTAACCACATATGAATCCGTAAAACAGCAG CATACGGAAATATCAACAGGATTCAGCAATCAAATGCAAAAGAATGCACGCGATGTGGTCGTAAAGGATATTTTGGTACTGACGTTTCCTGCCCTGCCAAAGGAAAAGAGT CGGAAATATGATGGACCGTTTCGTAGTGGCAAACGCTTCCAAACTGATCGTATCAACAAAGTCGAGGTTCACAGAGGTGATGACCACAAAGAAGGCGTATGTTCGGacaataatttcattttccGTATCAGTGACGGTGACGAACTACTCTGGTTGAAAGTAGGAGATGTGCTGCTGCAAGTTTTAGTTGACTCTGGatgcaaaaaaaacataatCGATGAGAAAACGTGGAAATACCTTAAGGCTAACTGCGCTATAGTTTGGAATCAACAAAAGAAGTATGACGAGGTTTTCTTACCATACGGCGATCAAGCGAAGCCGTTAATGGTACTAGGCAAGTTTGAAACATTAGTACATATTGAAGACGCGGGTCGTACTTACGAGAAGGACGCCACATTCTACGTAGTAAAAGGTGGACAGCAATGTTTACTAGATCGGACAACTGCCACACATCTAGGAGTGTTGTTTGTGGGGTTACCAAGTACTTATGGAGTAGCAATGCTAGAAACCAGCACTAAACACCCGTTTCCCAAGATCAAAGGAGTCAAGGTTTGTATTCCCATCGATCTCTCGATCCCACCGATCTACCAACATCCCCGAAGACCACCAATTGCGCTTACGTCCAGAATAGAGGAGAAGTTGAATGCATTACTGGCGAATAACATCATTGAGCCTGTTGAAGGAGGATGCCAATGGGTGTCCCCGTTAGTTACTGTAGTGAAAGACAATGGGGATTTACGTTTGTCCGTGGATATGCGTAGGGCAAACGCTGCCATTCTAAGAAAGAGGCATTTGATGCCTACGATCGAGGATTTCCTTTCTAGATTTACCGGTGCAAAGTTTTTTAGCAGGCTAGACATACAAGAGGCTTTTCATAAAGTTGAATTGGAAGAAGCCAGTCGATACATAACTACGTTTATCACGCACATGGGTTTATTTCGATACAAGCTCATGTACGGAATAGTCATAGCACCGGATACAGCGTATTCTTGA